One Ferviditalea candida DNA window includes the following coding sequences:
- a CDS encoding YnfA family protein, which produces MFKAAIIFILAGLAEIGGGYLIWLWLREGKSFWLGGVGGILLALYGVIATFQSFPAFGRVYAAYGGVFIVLSVLWGWGIDKKTPDLYDWIGAAICVIGVSVMLWAPRN; this is translated from the coding sequence ATGTTTAAAGCCGCCATTATTTTTATTCTTGCCGGGTTGGCAGAAATAGGGGGAGGGTATCTCATTTGGCTTTGGCTAAGGGAAGGGAAGTCTTTTTGGTTAGGCGGGGTTGGCGGTATATTGCTGGCACTTTATGGTGTGATCGCTACCTTTCAATCTTTTCCTGCTTTCGGTCGGGTATACGCGGCCTACGGCGGGGTATTTATTGTTTTGTCTGTTCTATGGGGATGGGGAATCGATAAAAAGACACCTGATCTCTACGATTGGATCGGTGCTGCGATCTGTGTGATCGGCGTATCGGTCATGTTATGGGCACCGAGGAACTGA
- a CDS encoding MATE family efflux transporter, giving the protein MKNTLATKNILLLAWPAIVESFLISAVGFVDTLFISKLGLSEVAAVGVTNAIMQIYFAVFMSIATASTIFISRASGENNVSKVRDITAQAILLSLFAGLVLGAISFFFSESMLSIMGASPDVLQVGIPYFQIVAVPSIILSLFFTAGAILRGSGDTRTPLRVGLWMNAVHIVLDYVLIFGVFFDGFGIKGAAMATLLSRLFSVVFLLWYLHNRRLISPLRLWSIRRDLLAKLSRLATPAALERLFMRMGQILYFGMIIRMGTEVYAAHTLTGNFTMFSTIVGTGLAVATTTLIGNCIGAKQIEEAKKLGTVAIWVSSLVMTAVLFIVWGISFTATHLFTDDPFVIRLIVTILLIDVIAQPATGAVTALTAILQAGGDTKFPMYVTLFGIWGIRTLGVYMLGVHLGLGLIGAWIAIAMDNYIRAVILFIRYRSFRWVKQI; this is encoded by the coding sequence TTGAAGAATACTCTTGCTACAAAGAACATTTTGCTTTTGGCTTGGCCGGCAATAGTCGAAAGTTTTCTCATCAGTGCTGTTGGTTTTGTTGATACCCTTTTTATTTCCAAGTTGGGGCTTTCAGAGGTAGCGGCCGTCGGTGTGACGAATGCAATCATGCAAATTTACTTTGCTGTATTTATGTCGATAGCAACAGCTTCAACCATCTTTATTTCTCGCGCTAGCGGTGAAAACAACGTTTCTAAAGTCCGAGACATCACCGCTCAAGCGATCTTGTTGTCACTATTTGCAGGTCTGGTTCTTGGTGCGATCTCATTCTTTTTTTCGGAGTCTATGTTGTCCATCATGGGGGCAAGCCCAGATGTTCTTCAAGTCGGGATTCCTTACTTCCAAATCGTTGCTGTCCCATCTATCATACTTTCTCTATTCTTTACGGCAGGAGCCATACTGCGCGGGTCGGGTGACACACGAACTCCCTTGCGTGTTGGTCTTTGGATGAACGCCGTACATATCGTTCTCGATTACGTATTGATTTTCGGTGTGTTCTTCGATGGTTTTGGAATTAAAGGTGCTGCAATGGCTACATTATTGTCCAGACTTTTCAGTGTGGTTTTTCTCTTATGGTATCTGCATAACCGAAGATTGATTTCTCCACTACGTCTCTGGTCTATTCGCCGTGACCTTCTCGCAAAGTTGAGTCGGTTGGCAACACCTGCCGCGCTTGAACGTTTATTTATGCGAATGGGGCAAATCCTTTATTTTGGTATGATTATCCGAATGGGTACCGAAGTTTATGCAGCTCATACGTTAACGGGGAATTTTACGATGTTTTCAACGATTGTTGGGACTGGTCTCGCCGTAGCAACAACAACATTGATCGGGAATTGTATAGGGGCTAAGCAGATTGAGGAAGCAAAGAAATTAGGAACAGTAGCAATATGGGTCAGTTCTCTTGTGATGACGGCAGTGCTGTTCATCGTATGGGGCATATCATTTACTGCTACTCATCTATTCACGGACGACCCATTTGTCATTAGACTAATCGTAACCATCTTGCTTATTGATGTAATCGCTCAACCGGCAACCGGGGCAGTGACTGCTCTTACTGCTATTTTACAAGCCGGTGGCGACACGAAGTTCCCTATGTATGTAACCTTGTTCGGTATTTGGGGAATACGGACTCTTGGGGTCTATATGCTCGGTGTTCATTTAGGCTTGGGGTTGATAGGAGCATGGATTGCAATTGCAATGGATAACTACATTCGAGCAGTGATTTTATTTATTCGATATCGATCCTTTAGATGGGTAAAGCAAATATAA
- a CDS encoding ArsI/CadI family heavy metal resistance metalloenzyme produces the protein MKIHMGLNVTDLEKSISFYQKVFGVEPVKIKTDYAKFLLDHPEVNFTLNLKNEVKGNQVGHFGFQVSSMEELTEQRNRILQEELPIRDELDTDCCYANQDKFWITDPDGNEWEFFYTKKDIEQHGMNHSACCTATTTSACC, from the coding sequence ATGAAAATTCATATGGGTTTAAATGTTACCGACCTGGAAAAATCGATCTCGTTTTATCAGAAAGTTTTTGGGGTGGAACCCGTAAAAATCAAAACGGATTATGCGAAATTTTTGTTAGACCATCCCGAAGTCAATTTCACCTTGAATTTGAAAAATGAGGTTAAAGGCAACCAAGTGGGGCACTTTGGTTTCCAGGTTTCTTCGATGGAAGAGTTGACGGAGCAGCGGAATCGTATCCTGCAAGAGGAATTGCCTATAAGGGATGAACTCGATACGGACTGCTGCTATGCCAATCAAGACAAGTTTTGGATTACCGATCCGGACGGCAATGAATGGGAGTTCTTTTATACGAAAAAAGATATTGAACAGCATGGGATGAACCATTCGGCTTGTTGTACGGCAACAACGACCTCCGCTTGTTGTTGA
- a CDS encoding thioredoxin family protein, whose product MVLKILGTGCQKCKTLEKNAYEAVKLNGLDVSIEKVEDIPSIMGYGVMSTPALVLNEKVVSSGKVLTPQEIAQLIQQN is encoded by the coding sequence ATGGTCCTCAAAATACTGGGAACAGGTTGTCAAAAGTGCAAAACACTCGAAAAGAACGCTTATGAAGCAGTGAAGCTCAACGGACTTGATGTTTCCATCGAAAAAGTCGAAGACATCCCTTCCATTATGGGTTATGGCGTAATGTCGACTCCAGCGCTGGTTTTGAATGAAAAAGTCGTTTCCAGCGGAAAAGTGTTGACTCCTCAAGAAATTGCCCAACTCATTCAACAAAATTAA
- a CDS encoding permease, protein MFQWLADLVVKDWLGLSVDTRFGSALHFFIEDTTKILVLLISMVFVISYIRSYFPPEKVKVWLQGKRQGMASVLAALLGIVSPFCSCSTVPLFIGFVEAGIPLGITFTFLISSPIVNEVSLVMLFSIFGYKIAILYVLVGVVLAIVAGSIIGKLKMERYVEGYVYQIRTGETFIPEQSQKDRIQFAKENAIDTVKKIWIYLLIGIAIGGFIHGYAPQELLVKYAGKENWFAVPVATLIGVPLYSNAVGSLPIIEALMQKGVAAGTALSFMMSMVALSLPEMILLRKVIKPQLIGVFIITVSIGIILIGYGFNLIL, encoded by the coding sequence ATGTTTCAATGGTTGGCCGATCTTGTGGTCAAGGACTGGTTGGGGCTGTCTGTAGACACCCGGTTCGGGAGCGCACTCCATTTTTTTATAGAGGATACGACGAAAATCCTGGTCTTATTAATTTCCATGGTGTTTGTGATTTCTTATATCCGGAGCTATTTCCCGCCGGAAAAAGTGAAAGTCTGGCTGCAGGGAAAACGGCAAGGCATGGCGAGTGTCCTGGCTGCGCTGCTTGGCATCGTATCCCCCTTTTGCTCCTGCTCCACCGTTCCCTTATTTATCGGATTTGTCGAGGCCGGAATACCGCTGGGCATTACCTTTACATTTTTAATTTCATCGCCGATTGTCAATGAAGTTTCGCTCGTCATGCTGTTTTCGATCTTTGGTTATAAAATCGCCATTCTCTACGTTTTGGTTGGTGTTGTTTTGGCCATCGTTGCCGGCTCCATCATTGGAAAGTTAAAAATGGAGAGATATGTGGAGGGTTACGTTTATCAAATCAGAACGGGAGAGACGTTCATTCCCGAGCAGAGCCAGAAAGACCGCATTCAATTCGCAAAGGAAAATGCAATCGATACCGTTAAGAAAATTTGGATCTATCTGTTGATTGGTATTGCCATTGGCGGGTTCATTCACGGTTATGCGCCTCAAGAGTTGCTCGTGAAATATGCCGGTAAGGAGAATTGGTTTGCCGTTCCCGTTGCGACACTGATCGGGGTTCCCCTTTATTCCAATGCGGTTGGATCCTTGCCGATTATTGAGGCGCTCATGCAAAAAGGGGTAGCGGCGGGAACCGCGCTGTCCTTCATGATGTCGATGGTTGCCTTGTCTCTTCCCGAAATGATTTTGCTGCGCAAAGTCATCAAGCCGCAGTTGATCGGTGTGTTTATTATTACCGTATCCATCGGCATTATCCTGATCGGATACGGATTCAATCTCATTTTATAA
- a CDS encoding ArsR/SmtB family transcription factor — MQQVFEKYEKKYKAVADQKRLQMMYELTQYGSVCVCELVEKLGLSQSKLSYHLKILLDAGLIKKETKGTWSYYSLNEGEVNHLLSEELCCLFRPSPILKPKKGSGCCTVSGS, encoded by the coding sequence ATGCAGCAGGTTTTTGAGAAATATGAAAAGAAATACAAGGCCGTTGCCGATCAGAAAAGGCTTCAAATGATGTACGAATTGACACAGTACGGTTCCGTATGTGTCTGTGAATTGGTGGAGAAACTAGGGTTGTCTCAATCCAAGTTGTCGTATCATCTGAAAATTTTATTGGATGCCGGACTCATCAAAAAAGAAACGAAAGGAACATGGAGCTACTATTCGTTAAACGAAGGTGAAGTCAATCATCTTTTATCCGAAGAATTATGCTGCTTGTTTCGCCCGAGTCCCATTTTGAAGCCTAAAAAAGGAAGCGGTTGTTGCACCGTTTCGGGATCGTAA
- a CDS encoding GmrSD restriction endonuclease domain-containing protein: MNAFKSNIYKYLGGTCQYLIPLYQRTYSWEKEQCARLWSDIVNLHTTRREGHFVGSIVRIDEDSAAGSTLAMIIDGQQRLTTLTLLLVALRDYAAANEDCGVNPNKITDTLLLNQYETGSAKYKLLLTQSDRDALIKKIEGAPIPGSLKSRVLDNYAFFSGQIGKGEITPSDLYDAIGKLQIVDIVLDRQYDDPQAIFESLNSTGMDLKDSDLIRNHLLMGLDSATQTDVYNNIWRPTELLFDYEHQSELLDNFFRDYLTMKLGRIPRKNEVYNEFRTYHNNSGLPIRDLCQDIYSFAKHYSDVHFVRSDDAVLKSLYEDMKAIRMEVAYPFLLRVHDDCDKNLITIEELREIVRLCVSYVLRRAVCDIPTNSLNKTFATMKNDIRQDDYLRSVKAFFILLDSYKEFPNDERFIATFLTRDIYNMNRCRYILGRLENWDNKSVVSLENLTIEHIIPQNPHLSTDWMSALGSGWSEIQKRYLHTIGNLTLTAYNSEMSDSSFTEKLDMPGGFRESALRLNKYIVSQTTWGESQVNERAAQLGEVAKRTWPYPTLSDSELATYRKQDDSAPQYTLDSYDQINAFNKMLFEKLNLHIMNLGTFVRREFKKLYIAYKADTNFVDVVVQKARLRLAVNMKFADVIDPKGICKDITDVGRWGNGDVEVFLDSLDGLHDVMAIIEQAFRLQDAE, translated from the coding sequence ATGAACGCTTTCAAAAGCAATATCTACAAATACCTTGGCGGGACGTGCCAATACCTGATACCGTTGTATCAAAGAACTTATAGTTGGGAAAAAGAGCAGTGCGCCCGCCTTTGGAGCGACATTGTCAACCTCCACACCACGCGCCGAGAGGGTCATTTCGTCGGTTCGATTGTCCGCATCGACGAGGATTCGGCGGCAGGGTCAACCTTGGCAATGATTATTGATGGTCAACAACGCCTGACCACGTTGACCTTGCTTCTTGTCGCCTTGCGTGACTATGCGGCGGCAAATGAAGACTGTGGGGTGAACCCAAATAAAATCACAGACACTCTGCTGTTGAATCAGTACGAAACGGGCAGTGCGAAATACAAGCTGCTTCTTACCCAGTCCGACAGAGACGCCTTGATAAAGAAGATTGAGGGTGCGCCGATACCCGGCAGCCTGAAATCCCGCGTTCTGGACAACTACGCCTTTTTCTCAGGGCAAATCGGGAAGGGCGAGATAACACCCTCCGATTTGTACGATGCTATCGGCAAGCTGCAAATCGTGGATATCGTCCTCGACCGCCAGTACGACGACCCTCAAGCAATATTCGAGAGTCTGAACTCTACGGGTATGGACTTGAAGGATTCCGACCTTATCCGCAATCATCTCCTGATGGGGTTGGACTCCGCGACACAGACGGATGTATACAATAACATCTGGAGACCGACCGAATTGCTCTTTGATTACGAACATCAGAGCGAGTTGCTGGACAACTTTTTCAGAGACTACCTTACAATGAAACTCGGTAGAATTCCGAGAAAGAACGAAGTATACAATGAGTTCCGTACATACCACAACAACAGCGGCCTACCCATCCGCGACCTCTGTCAAGACATTTACAGCTTTGCAAAGCATTACTCAGATGTGCATTTTGTAAGAAGCGACGACGCCGTCTTGAAGTCTCTATACGAGGATATGAAGGCAATCCGTATGGAGGTAGCTTATCCGTTCCTATTAAGGGTTCATGATGACTGTGACAAAAACTTGATAACCATAGAGGAATTGCGGGAAATCGTGCGGCTTTGCGTGAGCTATGTCCTGCGCCGTGCTGTCTGCGATATTCCAACGAATTCGCTGAACAAGACCTTTGCGACAATGAAGAACGACATTCGACAGGATGATTATCTGCGCTCCGTGAAGGCATTCTTTATCCTGCTCGACTCGTACAAGGAGTTTCCGAACGATGAACGTTTCATCGCTACGTTCCTCACGAGGGACATATACAATATGAACCGTTGCCGCTACATTCTTGGGCGACTTGAAAACTGGGATAACAAGTCGGTGGTGTCTTTGGAGAACTTGACCATCGAACACATTATCCCGCAAAATCCGCACCTGTCTACTGACTGGATGTCTGCCCTTGGCAGCGGTTGGAGCGAGATTCAAAAGCGGTATCTGCACACCATAGGTAACCTTACCCTCACGGCGTATAACTCAGAAATGAGTGACTCGTCATTCACCGAAAAACTCGATATGCCGGGTGGGTTCAGGGAGAGCGCACTCCGCCTGAACAAGTATATCGTATCCCAAACGACGTGGGGTGAGTCACAGGTTAATGAACGCGCCGCGCAGCTTGGCGAAGTAGCAAAAAGGACGTGGCCTTACCCGACGTTGTCCGATAGCGAACTTGCAACCTACCGTAAACAGGATGATTCCGCTCCGCAATACACGCTCGACAGTTACGACCAGATTAACGCTTTCAACAAAATGCTGTTTGAGAAGTTGAATCTCCATATCATGAACCTTGGGACGTTTGTCAGGCGTGAATTCAAGAAACTATACATCGCTTATAAAGCGGATACGAATTTTGTTGATGTTGTAGTTCAAAAAGCCCGTCTGCGCTTGGCGGTTAATATGAAGTTTGCCGATGTCATTGACCCCAAAGGAATATGCAAAGACATAACCGATGTTGGTCGATGGGGTAACGGCGATGTCGAGGTATTTTTGGATAGCTTGGATGGTCTTCATGATGTAATGGCCATTATCGAGCAAGCATTCCGTTTACAGGATGCTGAGTAA
- a CDS encoding type I restriction endonuclease subunit R: MTFTEAKFENAVIEVFRDTLGYSYVYAPDLARDYSDPLYTDELLPALRRVNPKLPEAALSEAIYKLRNFEGGTFHQKNVQFMDYLQNGVSVNYFHDGEQRSSLVYLVDYENVERNTFTVANQWTITENSEKRPDIIVFLNGLPVVVFELKSPSREETDASEAFLQLRNYMHEIPSLFVYNAFLVMSDLAISKAGTITAGEDRFMEWKTKDGSYENTQYAQFDTFIEGMFDKVRLLDIIKNFICFSGDAKILGAYHQYFAVRKAAASTAHATETDGKGGVFWHTQGSGKTLSMVFYAHLLQEALNSPTIVVLTDRNDLDDQLFGQFAKCSAFLRQTPQQAESRVNLKELLAGRQANGIIFTTMQKFEESSEALSDRRNIIVMADEAHRGQYGLEERVDAKTGRVILGTARIIRDSLPNATYIGFTGTPISSKDRSTIEVFGNYIDIYDMTQAVEDGATRPVYYESRVIHLKLDDDILRLIDAEYDIMAQNAEDYAIEKSKKELGQMESILGAEQTIAGLCDDIIKHYEENRQYELTGKAMIVAYSRAIAMGIYRRLLELRPEWTDKVGVVMTESNKDPEEWRGIIGNKRRRDEMAKKFKDNDDPLKIAIVVDMWLTGFDVPSLATMYVYKPMSGHNLMQAIARVNRVYKDKEGGLVVDYVGIASALKQAMNDYTNRDKNNYGDTDIAKTALPKFIEKLEVCRSLFHGFEYSAFMTTESDLVRAKTITGGVNFLSGTDSEKQRESFIKEAMLLRQALSLCRSLLTAEQRFEAAYFEAVRTLLTRITGEGKPLSLKEINARINELLKASIQSEGVINLFSDVDTGFSLFDPKFLEEIAKMKERNIAVEILKKLLAEQVSLYRRTNLVKSEKFSEMLSRAMKSYLNGMLSNEEVIAELMKMAKDMANAQAEGDSLGLSDEELAFYDALTRPEAVKDVYQNEELVAMTRELADMLRKNRTIDWQKKESARAGMRRMVKKLLKKYKYPPEGMEDAIATVIGQCEMWTDN, translated from the coding sequence ATGACATTTACAGAAGCGAAATTTGAAAATGCCGTTATAGAGGTCTTTCGCGACACCTTAGGCTACAGCTATGTTTATGCGCCGGACTTGGCGCGCGACTATTCCGACCCTCTCTATACGGACGAGCTTCTACCCGCCCTGCGGAGGGTCAACCCCAAACTGCCGGAAGCTGCGTTGTCCGAAGCGATTTATAAGCTGCGTAATTTCGAGGGCGGTACATTCCATCAGAAGAATGTTCAGTTTATGGACTACCTCCAAAACGGCGTGTCGGTGAACTATTTTCACGATGGAGAGCAGCGGTCGTCACTTGTGTATCTCGTGGATTACGAGAACGTGGAGCGGAACACGTTCACCGTTGCCAACCAATGGACAATCACAGAGAACAGCGAGAAACGCCCGGATATTATCGTGTTTTTAAACGGTCTGCCTGTGGTCGTGTTTGAATTGAAATCGCCCTCCCGTGAGGAAACCGACGCTTCCGAGGCGTTCTTGCAATTGCGAAACTATATGCACGAGATACCGTCCCTGTTTGTCTACAACGCTTTTCTCGTGATGAGCGACCTCGCCATTTCCAAGGCGGGAACCATCACGGCGGGCGAAGATCGCTTCATGGAGTGGAAAACGAAAGACGGCAGCTACGAAAACACGCAGTATGCCCAATTCGACACCTTCATTGAGGGAATGTTCGACAAAGTGCGACTACTTGATATTATCAAGAACTTCATTTGTTTTTCGGGCGATGCGAAAATCCTCGGCGCATACCACCAGTATTTCGCCGTGCGGAAAGCCGCTGCCTCCACCGCTCACGCAACAGAAACAGATGGCAAGGGCGGTGTATTTTGGCATACCCAAGGCAGTGGTAAGACGCTGTCGATGGTGTTTTATGCCCATCTGTTGCAAGAAGCGTTGAACTCACCAACTATCGTTGTCCTCACCGACCGCAACGACCTTGACGACCAGCTATTCGGGCAATTCGCCAAGTGTTCGGCGTTCTTGCGCCAAACACCCCAACAGGCTGAAAGCCGTGTTAACTTGAAAGAATTGCTGGCCGGACGGCAAGCCAACGGCATCATCTTTACCACGATGCAGAAATTTGAGGAATCCTCCGAAGCCCTCTCTGACCGCCGCAATATCATCGTTATGGCGGACGAAGCCCATCGCGGACAGTACGGCTTAGAGGAACGGGTGGACGCGAAAACCGGCCGTGTTATACTCGGAACGGCTCGTATTATCCGTGACAGCTTACCCAATGCGACTTACATAGGTTTCACGGGAACGCCTATATCCAGCAAAGACCGCTCCACCATCGAGGTGTTCGGCAACTACATCGACATCTACGATATGACCCAAGCTGTGGAAGACGGTGCGACTCGCCCTGTCTATTACGAGAGCCGCGTTATACACCTGAAACTGGACGATGACATCCTGCGGCTTATCGATGCGGAGTACGACATTATGGCGCAGAACGCAGAGGATTATGCCATTGAAAAGAGCAAAAAGGAACTCGGTCAGATGGAATCTATACTCGGCGCGGAGCAAACCATCGCCGGCCTGTGCGATGACATCATCAAACACTATGAGGAAAACCGCCAGTATGAACTGACGGGCAAGGCGATGATAGTCGCTTATTCTCGTGCTATCGCTATGGGCATCTACCGTAGGTTACTTGAACTGCGCCCCGAATGGACAGACAAAGTCGGTGTGGTGATGACCGAGAGTAACAAAGACCCCGAAGAATGGCGCGGCATTATCGGCAACAAACGCCGCCGCGACGAAATGGCAAAAAAGTTCAAGGACAACGACGACCCGCTGAAAATTGCCATTGTTGTGGATATGTGGCTGACGGGTTTTGATGTGCCGTCTCTCGCCACGATGTATGTTTACAAGCCCATGTCGGGACATAACCTTATGCAGGCAATCGCCCGCGTCAACCGGGTTTACAAAGATAAAGAAGGCGGCTTAGTGGTCGATTATGTCGGCATCGCTTCGGCATTAAAACAGGCGATGAACGACTACACCAATCGCGATAAAAACAACTACGGCGATACCGACATCGCCAAAACCGCCCTGCCGAAGTTTATTGAGAAACTGGAGGTCTGCCGCAGTCTGTTCCACGGCTTCGAATACTCGGCGTTTATGACCACGGAGAGTGACCTTGTCCGTGCCAAGACAATCACGGGCGGTGTAAACTTCCTGTCCGGCACGGATAGTGAAAAACAACGTGAGTCTTTTATAAAAGAAGCAATGCTACTCCGTCAGGCATTGTCCCTCTGTCGTTCGCTCTTGACCGCTGAACAGCGGTTTGAGGCTGCCTACTTTGAAGCGGTTCGGACACTTCTCACCCGCATAACAGGCGAGGGTAAGCCTCTGTCTCTGAAAGAAATCAATGCTCGGATTAACGAACTGCTAAAAGCGAGTATCCAGAGCGAGGGCGTTATCAATTTGTTCTCGGACGTGGACACGGGCTTCTCGTTGTTCGACCCGAAGTTCCTTGAAGAAATCGCCAAGATGAAGGAGCGGAACATCGCAGTCGAAATATTGAAAAAACTTCTCGCCGAGCAGGTTTCCTTATACAGGCGAACGAACCTCGTCAAGAGCGAAAAGTTCTCTGAAATGCTTTCCCGTGCGATGAAATCATACCTGAACGGAATGCTCTCCAACGAGGAAGTCATCGCCGAACTGATGAAAATGGCAAAAGACATGGCAAACGCCCAAGCAGAGGGTGACTCGTTGGGACTTTCTGACGAGGAATTGGCATTTTACGATGCTCTGACCCGTCCCGAAGCCGTGAAAGATGTCTACCAGAACGAGGAACTCGTTGCGATGACCCGCGAACTTGCGGATATGCTTCGTAAAAATCGAACCATTGACTGGCAGAAGAAGGAATCCGCTCGCGCCGGTATGCGACGAATGGTCAAGAAATTGCTGAAGAAATACAAATATCCGCCAGAGGGCATGGAAGACGCAATCGCCACCGTCATCGGTCAATGCGAGATGTGGACGGATAATTAG
- a CDS encoding restriction endonuclease subunit S has product MRLGEVCESVSLTFRKQQDRVILINTSDVLDGKVTNHEYVPNENLRGQFKKSFRRDDILYSEIRPKNRRFAYVDFESDDYVASTKLMVIRANDKVLPQFLFQVLKSDEIIEQLQLLAETRSGTFPQITFSELAALDVRIPPIPEQREIAATMNAIDDKIANNTKINHHLEQIAQAIFKSWFVDFEPWDGKMPEGWTLTTLNALCSMVAKGITPQYDENSPEIVINQKCIRNKTIDLSLVRRHQPKRVNEKWLQYGDILINSTGEGTLGRAAQFFLSASNYTVDSHITIVRPIKEDLVFFLGQWCLQRESEFAAMASGSTGQTDLPRERLKAMDCMLPDVHTLQRFSQLLKPVVEKQVAVRTENAHLAVLRDMLLPRLMSGELLVSDLSDAK; this is encoded by the coding sequence ATGAGGTTAGGCGAAGTTTGTGAAAGTGTATCTCTTACTTTTCGCAAACAACAGGATAGGGTTATCCTGATAAATACCTCGGACGTGTTGGACGGCAAAGTGACGAACCACGAATACGTCCCGAATGAGAATCTGCGAGGGCAATTCAAAAAGTCCTTCCGACGGGACGATATATTGTACTCTGAAATACGCCCTAAGAACCGCCGTTTTGCCTACGTTGACTTTGAATCGGACGATTACGTCGCCTCAACAAAACTTATGGTGATTCGTGCCAACGATAAGGTGTTGCCACAGTTTCTTTTTCAGGTACTGAAATCTGACGAGATTATCGAGCAGCTTCAATTGCTGGCTGAAACACGGTCGGGGACATTTCCGCAAATTACATTCTCTGAACTGGCGGCTTTAGATGTGAGAATACCACCGATTCCAGAGCAACGGGAAATAGCCGCGACGATGAACGCCATTGACGACAAAATCGCCAACAACACAAAGATAAATCATCATTTAGAGCAAATAGCACAAGCGATTTTCAAGTCGTGGTTCGTAGATTTCGAACCTTGGGACGGGAAAATGCCTGAAGGTTGGACGCTCACAACTCTTAATGCATTGTGTTCAATGGTTGCCAAAGGTATCACCCCGCAATACGATGAAAACAGTCCGGAGATTGTAATCAATCAAAAATGCATCAGGAATAAAACGATTGATTTGAGCCTTGTCCGGAGACACCAACCGAAACGTGTCAACGAGAAATGGCTTCAATACGGAGATATCCTTATAAACTCCACTGGTGAAGGAACACTTGGAAGAGCCGCACAGTTCTTTTTGAGTGCTTCCAATTACACAGTTGATTCTCATATTACAATAGTACGTCCTATCAAAGAAGATCTCGTATTTTTTCTTGGCCAGTGGTGCTTACAACGAGAAAGCGAGTTTGCAGCAATGGCTTCTGGTAGTACAGGCCAGACTGATTTACCACGTGAGAGGTTAAAAGCCATGGATTGTATGTTACCTGACGTGCACACCTTGCAAAGATTTTCACAACTGTTGAAACCAGTTGTCGAAAAGCAAGTGGCTGTTCGGACAGAAAACGCCCACCTTGCAGTCTTGCGCGATATGCTCTTACCCCGCCTGATGTCTGGCGAACTGTTAGTTTCCGACCTCAGCGATGCTAAATGA